The following are encoded together in the Anopheles nili chromosome 3, idAnoNiliSN_F5_01, whole genome shotgun sequence genome:
- the LOC128727660 gene encoding receptor-type tyrosine-protein phosphatase-like N: MSNTDTSTTVAAWTNTWQHLMLAAALLTLLSGVAPLGGPSFLVSAEGNIGCLFAETLCLEHLEWCYDDFAFGKCLPQYGLEPEELFRKPLEEDQSRILARMLEELQGAGLGWEHPFTQCRIQGALFAIRTNSEIPQTLCANLAPDPEILGPQSPLAFVRFTPPNEEYADEVYYPPPKKVLARLPLGGGAPDDLDVLPEVVPVAMPTELDRARLRELQRRLLLEAEQQHPPDVTDYLELGAEPNEIRVPPYRPTKGEFGPYGANKRGAGSAIFREQQQHQQPGGIDEERALRELVERLTPADVDPEFEYIYPKTSSFREYAKEHHIPKISNFAPENVNRQLNPTGGNANGPNADKFYTRPHKTGLREGARNEIPGPAAGNVRESVAAYAPDPEAGGLYTEGGFVYVPKASGRPRKDEARTLLDNILGFTRRERLDVKKPGPPAAPPPSGQSPSDPPKETAPKHETHSDEDKRPIAKKELFPHADDDHAPHSVDTEYAHVILKNPIDNWKDGSRIVTALAELLNMQGYFTHSRVDRHEVSFRVEPNPDRKTAADVAKQINDSRFKNNLSRRLGVLVLQAGVGDKTKELDAVSAHRMKRDEDGPNVTHVMAYMFAGAGAAAVIVVAMTLFLIRKHDRKKDKLGGLQSGLAGGDSSSKDYQDLCRARMAGGKPGPTGTDSPGGRITALTKEAEARPPSSRSSTSSWSEEPALTNMDISTGHMVLSYMEDHLRNKGRLQREWEALCRYEAEPSARDAALQAPCAPLNRPGAPLPYDHSRVVLNHLANAEGMDYINASTITDHDPRAPAYVAAQGPMASTLAHFWQMVWEQGAVVLVALCRLQENGDSACARYWPEEGAEVYHIYEVHLVSEHIWCDDYLVRSFYLKNLRTGETRTVTQFHFLSWPQGGVPTSAKALLDFRRKVNKSYRGRSCPIVVHSSNGSGRTGAYILLDLVLGRMNKGAREIDIAATLEHLRDQRAGLVATRQQFEFVLMAVAEEVHAILKALPQSTSGNKGSQDQEKDGNAASDAPKAGGEKSVEK; this comes from the exons GATGCCTCTTCGCGGAAACACTTTGCCTGGAACACCTGGAATGGTGCTACGATG actTCGCCTTCGGAAAGTGTCTACCGCAGTACGGGCTGGAACCGGAGGAGTTGTTCCGGAAGCCGCTCGAAGAGGACCAGAGCCGCATCCTGGCGCGCATGCTCGAGGAGCTGCAGGGAGCCGGTCTCGGTTGGGAGCACCCATTCACGCAGTGCCGCATCCAGGGAGCGTTGTTCGCCATTCGCACCAACTCCGAGATCCCGCAGACGCTGTGCGCTAATCTAGCACCCGATCCGGAGATCCTTGGTCCGCAGAGTCCGCTTGCGTTCGTGCGCTTCACACCCCCGAATGAGGAGTACGCGGATGAGGTGTACTATCCACCTCCGAAGAAGGTGTTAGCGAGGTTGCCACTAGGAGGCGGTGCACCCGACGATCTGGACGTGCTGCCTGAGGTGGTTCCGGTTGCGATGCCAACCGAGCTTGATCGGGCTCGGTTGCGCGAATTGCAGCGTCGGCTTCTGCTGGAGGCGGAACAGCAACACCCACCGGATGTGACGGATTACCTGGAGTTGGGAGCTGAACCGAATGAGATCCGGGTGCCACCGTACCGGCCTACCAAGGGCGAGTTTGGTCCGTACGGAGCGAACAAGCGTGGTGCCGGGTCGGCCATATTtcgcgaacaacaacaacatcagcaaccTGGAGGAATCGACGAGGAACGTGCATTGAGGGAGCTGGTTGAGCGATTGACCCCAGCCGACGTTGATCCGGAGTTTGAGTACATCTACCCGAAGACGTCCTCGTTCCGGGAGTACGCCAAGGAACACCACATCCCAAAGATCTCGAACTTTGCACCGGAGAACGTAAACCGGCAGCTGAATCCAACCGGTGGCAACGCGAATGGCCCAAACGCGGACAAGTTCTACACGCGACCGCATAAGACCGGTCTTCGAGAAGGCGCTCGGAATGAAATTCCAGGCCCAGCGGCTGGAAACGTGCGCGAATCGGTGGCTGCGTACGCACCGGATCCGGAAGCGGGTGGGCTATACACCGAGGGTGGGTTCGTGTACGTACCGAAGGCGAGTGGGCGACCACGCAAGGACGAAGCGCGCACGCTGCTGGATAACATCCTTGGGTTTACGAGGCGCGAGCGGTTGGACGTGAAAAAGCCAGGTCCACCGGCGGCACCGCCACCATCCGGCCAAAGCCCAAGTGACCCACCGAAGGAGACGGCACCGAAACACGAGACACACTCGGACGAGGATAAGCGACCGATCGCGAAGAAGGAACTGTTCCCGCACGCGGACGATGACCATGCACCGCACTCGGTGGACACGGAGTATGCGCATGTCATCTTGAAGAATCC GATTGACAACTGGAAGGATGGTTCACGGATCGTGACCGCTCTGGCGGAGCTGCTTAATATGCAGGGATATTTCACGCATTCACGCGTCGATCGACACGAGGTGTCTTTCCGTGTGGAACCAAATCCGGACCGCAAGACAGCCGCTGACGTGGCGAAGCAGATCAACGACAGCCGCTTCAAGAACAACCTCTCTCGGCGATTGGGCGTGCTCGTGTTGCAAGCGGGCGTTGGAGACAAAACGAAGGAACTGGACGCAGTGTCTGCGCACCGGATGAAGCGCGATGAGGACGGTCCGAACGTAACGCACGTAATGGCGTACATGTTCGCCGGAGCGGGTGCTGCggccgtcatcgtcgtcgcaATGACACTGTTCCTGATCCGCAAGCACGATCGTAAGAAGGATAAGCTGGGTGGGCTGCAGTCGGGTCTGGCCGGAGGTGACAGCTCAAGCAAGGACTATCAGGATCTGTGCCGGGCACGTATGGCAGGTGGAAAACCCGGCCCAACTGGGACGGATTCACCCGGAGGACGTATAACGGCCCTGACGAAGGAGGCCGAAGCACGTCCACCATCGTCTCGGTCGAGCACGTCGTCCTGGAGTGAGGAACCAGCGCTGACAAACATGGACATCTCAACGGGACATATGGTGCTGTCGTACATGGAGGATCACCTGCGTAATAAGGGTCGACTGCAACGCGAATGGGAAGCCCTGTGTCGGTACGAGGCGGAACCGAGTGCTAGGGATGCGGCTTTACAGGCACCCTGTGCGCCACTGAACCGACCTGGAGCACCTCTGCCGTATGATCACTCGCGCGTCGTCTTGAACCATCTGGCGAACGCCGAGGGCATGGACTACATCAACGCGTCCACCATCACCGATCATGATCCGCGAGCACCTGCGTACGTAGCCGCCCAAGGCCCAATGGCGTCGACATTGGCGCACTTCTGGCAGATGGTATGGGAACAGGGAGCAGTTGTGTTGGTGGCGCTCTGTCGCTTGCAGGAGAACGGCGATTCAGCTTGTGCCCGGTACTGGCCGGAAGAGGGTGCCGAGGTGTACCACATCTACGAGGTGCATCTGGTCAGCGAACACATCTGGTGCGACGATTATCTGGTGCGTTCGTTCTACCTGAAGAATCTGCGCACTGGCGAGACGCGCACGGTGACACAGTTCCACTTCCTATCCTGGCCGCAGGGAGGAGTGCCGACGTCCGCGAAGGCACTGCTTGACTTCCGGCGCAAGGTGAACAAGTCGTACCGCGGCCGATCGTGCCCGATCGTCGTCCACAGCAG TAACGGCTCCGGACGCACGGGTGCGTACATCCTGCTCGATCTGGTGCTGGGCCGCATGAACAAGGGCGCCCGAGAGATCGACATTGCGGCGACGTTGGAGCATCTGCGCGATCAGCGGGCAGGACTCGTGGCCACTAGGCAGCAGTTTGAATTCGTGCTGATGGCCGTCGCTGAGGAGGTGCACGCGATCCTCAAGGCCCTGCCGCAGTCGACCAGTGGTAACAAGGGTTCGCAGGATCAGGAAAAAGACGGCAACGCAGCATCGGATGCTCCGAAAGCCGGTGGCGAGAAGTCGGTGGAGAAGTAA